From the genome of Gemmatimonadota bacterium:
CGACCTCGCCTATATCGGGATGATTCAGCGGCGGGGCGGCGGCGGACAGGGGGCGGTGAACTTCCGCGGAGAGTCGCCCGTCCTGGTGTACGGGGCACTCCGGCGGTAGCGGGCGGGGACGCCCCCAAAAAAGAGGCGGCGCGGGAACCCCATTCGCCGGGAGTCCCGCGTCGCTTGGATCGAGCGCCCCTCGACTACCTCGGTTCCGCCTCGCCCTGAGTCGCGAGCCGCTCCTCGTACCGCGCCCCACTGAGGATGTTGGAAAGGGCGTAGTTCCCCTCGTGACACGCGTATTCATACACGAGCCCGTCGAGGCGCTGCATCGGAACCTGGCCACCCCAGATCTCCGCATAGGTGGTCGGATCGTCGATCGTGAATTCGTAGAGGATCGTCTCGTCGTCCGAGCGAGTGAATCGCTCGATCACCCGGAGGTTGTCCGACGGCATCCCCCGGAACTGCTGGAGGGGGTGGAAGTTCGTCGTCTCGACGACGAGCGTGTCGCCTTCCCAGCGCCCCCACGAGTCTCCGAGCCAGGGTCGCACATCCGGGGGTAGGCGCGGGCCGTCCCCAATCCTGATGACCCGGGCATCGTGCACCATCTCCGTCATGATCATGACGTGATCGGGAGTCTGCACGATCGTGTAGTTGTTGTTGTACCAGCCATTCGGAAGCATCGGCGGGCCCGCATTGCTCCCGAAGGAAAGGAGGCACCGCTCGGCGATCGGCCGGATCTCCGGATGATCGTACTGCCCGAATCCCGCGGTGCGCGCCCTCGCCGCGGCCGCCCGCTCACGCGCCTCGGGAACGACAGTGGGAACCCGCCCGTCCTCCGGGAAGGTGATGAGCGAGCTGCGAAGCTCGCCATTCACCATCGCCACCCGCTCCCCCGGGTCCCGATAGACCTCGTTGTAGCAAGAGGTCGCGGAATCGATGCAGACGGGATTCGTCCCCCCCGCCTCGGGTGGAGGGCGATACGGATCGCTCGCCGCAGTCCCCTCTTCGAGCGCCCGTTCCTGGCGTGCCTCGACTCCGTTCGCCTCCTCGCGGGTGAAAACGGGAGCCTGTCCCGCGGGGCGCGAGAGGGGCGTCAACGTGGCGTTGGTCCAATTCCCCTGGAGGTCCGGGCGTCCGTCCGCGGTTCGCGGCATGACCCAGTCGCCGGCATCGCGGAGCTGTACCTGCCCCGCGGCGGGCGACATGCCGGCAAAAAGGGCGGCAACGGCGGCAACAGACGCAAAAAGGCGAGTTCGGCGAACGGTCATGGAGCCTCCTCCTGGCGGTCGAGCGCGGCCATGGCCCATCAGGTGGGCCCGGGCCGACCTCCGACTCGCAATATGCGAAGGAACCGGCGGGGAAGCCACACTCCCGGACGGGGCCCCCGGGGCGGCCTAACGCACCACCAGCCACCCGATGTAACCGACGTAGCCGGCGAGGATCAGAGCCCCCTCGGCGCGGCTCAGTCGGTTCTGGGTCAGCACGAGGGGAACGAGAAGAAGAGAAAACGCCGTCATCACGATCAGATCCACCATCCCACCCGCAGGAACCGGGCTGGGCGCGATCGTCACCGAAATCCCCCAAATGAAGAGCATGTTGTAGATGTTCGATCCCACGATGTTGCCCACCGCGACATCGCTTTGGCCCCGGTACGCCGCGAGCGCGGAGGTCGCGAACTCCGGGAGGCTCGTGCCCACCGCAACGATGGTGAGCCCGATGACGGCCTCCGCCACGCCGATCCCCCGCGCGAACCCCGTCGCACCTCGCACCGCGAACTCCCCGCCCGCGATCAGCAAGGCCAGTCCTCCGGTCATGAGAAGAACCATGGTCGCGATGGCCCGCACGGGAGGTGCCAGGGGACCAGGACCCTCCTGCGGCGCCACCGCGTCGAGAAAGGCGTCGTGCCGCTGCCGCAGGGCATCCGCGAAGGTGTAATAGAGGAAGACCGAGAAGAGCAGAAGAAGGATCACGCCGTCCGAGCGCCCGAACCCCGCACCGCTCGCCCCTCCAGGGCCCTGCCATCCGAGGGTGATCGCCACTCCGCAGGCGAGGAGCATCATCGGGATCTCACGCACCACGAGGGTGCGATGGATCGC
Proteins encoded in this window:
- a CDS encoding calcium/sodium antiporter; the encoded protein is MWLDLLILAAGLTLLVLGGDALVRGASDLARRMGVAPVIVGLTVVAFGTSTPELVVNVAAALRGSTEIGFGNVVGSNVANIGLILGVSALITPLAIHRTLVVREIPMMLLACGVAITLGWQGPGGASGAGFGRSDGVILLLLFSVFLYYTFADALRQRHDAFLDAVAPQEGPGPLAPPVRAIATMVLLMTGGLALLIAGGEFAVRGATGFARGIGVAEAVIGLTIVAVGTSLPEFATSALAAYRGQSDVAVGNIVGSNIYNMLFIWGISVTIAPSPVPAGGMVDLIVMTAFSLLLVPLVLTQNRLSRAEGALILAGYVGYIGWLVVR